In Vagococcus hydrophili, one DNA window encodes the following:
- the trpS gene encoding tryptophan--tRNA ligase: protein MTHTYLTGDRPTGKLHLGHYVGSLKSRVAIQDLENTEQFIMIADQQALTDNADNPKKIQDNLKEVLLDYLAVGINPSKSTIFIQSKIPELSELMMYYLNLVTVSRLYRNPTVKSEMKEKNFETSLPAGFLTYPVSQAADITAFKATHVPVGGDQLPMLEQTKEIVRSFNRIYKTDCLVEPEIVLPKKNQERLKGIDGLGKMSKSLNNGIYLSDEPDTIKQKIMSMYTDPNHIHVNDPGQVEGNMVFEYLEIFGDDHKKIAELKEHYEKGGLGDVKIKLYLNEIIQETLRPIRERRIQLAKEEDYLLSILKAGSIKAEARAATTLDEVKKAMGINYY, encoded by the coding sequence ATGACACATACTTATTTAACTGGAGATCGTCCAACTGGCAAATTACATTTAGGACATTACGTTGGTTCACTTAAAAGCCGCGTGGCGATTCAAGACTTAGAAAATACAGAACAATTTATTATGATTGCTGATCAACAAGCTTTAACAGATAATGCGGATAATCCGAAAAAAATTCAAGATAATTTAAAAGAAGTCTTACTTGATTATTTAGCAGTGGGAATTAATCCAAGCAAATCAACCATCTTTATCCAATCAAAGATACCCGAACTTTCAGAACTGATGATGTACTATTTAAATCTTGTTACTGTTTCAAGACTTTACCGAAATCCTACTGTGAAATCAGAAATGAAAGAAAAGAATTTTGAAACCAGTTTACCAGCAGGATTTTTAACCTATCCTGTCAGTCAAGCTGCTGATATCACTGCTTTTAAAGCAACTCATGTTCCGGTTGGTGGCGATCAACTACCTATGCTTGAGCAGACCAAAGAAATTGTTAGAAGTTTTAATCGGATTTACAAGACAGATTGTTTGGTTGAACCTGAAATTGTCTTACCAAAGAAAAACCAAGAACGCTTAAAAGGAATAGATGGCTTAGGTAAAATGAGTAAATCTTTAAATAATGGAATTTACCTTTCTGATGAGCCAGATACAATTAAACAAAAAATCATGAGCATGTACACTGATCCGAATCATATTCATGTGAATGATCCAGGACAAGTTGAAGGTAATATGGTCTTTGAATATTTAGAGATTTTTGGAGATGATCATAAAAAAATTGCTGAACTTAAAGAACACTACGAAAAAGGTGGACTTGGAGATGTGAAAATTAAACTCTATCTTAATGAGATTATTCAAGAGACATTGCGTCCTATACGTGAAAGACGAATTCAATTAGCAAAAGAAGAAGATTATCTACTTAGTATTTTAAAAGCAGGCAGTATAAAGGCAGAAGCTCGTGCTGCTACTACCTTAGATGAAGTCAAAAAAGCTATGGGAATTAATTATTATTAA
- a CDS encoding helix-turn-helix domain-containing protein, whose protein sequence is MNVDCFIEARKSKGLSQSELAENICTQTTLSRFENNGQVPNLKTLIKLCTRLDFPIGDLFPKVGLKNTEVVKKMDKIEFYFITSEYEEAQNLLESLKITSEDENSDITLRYLYLKGFLMFFRKEELTDILFTFDQILLNETTTEKKMYQLLAYTGIGMTYARENDFEKSEFYFSKVIGQIYDCPTNSIEDMWRVLNMVFHAGVYYAETNEIEISNALLEYAITICSENHVTYYLARAAFQLALNSVVEKKDIPETLELLYDARAYAKVNGNQVLLKKIKALEIELKEV, encoded by the coding sequence ATGAACGTTGATTGTTTTATTGAAGCAAGAAAATCAAAAGGATTATCTCAAAGTGAATTAGCCGAAAATATTTGTACACAAACAACTTTGAGCCGTTTTGAGAACAATGGTCAAGTTCCTAATTTAAAAACACTGATTAAATTATGTACCAGATTGGATTTTCCGATTGGTGATTTATTTCCTAAAGTCGGTTTAAAAAATACAGAAGTCGTTAAAAAAATGGATAAGATAGAGTTTTATTTTATTACTAGTGAATATGAAGAAGCTCAAAATTTACTGGAGTCATTAAAGATCACTTCAGAAGATGAAAATTCAGATATTACTTTAAGGTACTTGTATTTAAAAGGTTTTCTAATGTTTTTTAGAAAAGAAGAACTAACAGATATTTTATTTACTTTTGATCAAATTTTATTGAATGAAACAACTACTGAAAAGAAAATGTATCAATTATTAGCTTATACAGGTATTGGCATGACTTATGCTAGAGAAAATGATTTTGAAAAATCTGAGTTTTATTTTAGTAAAGTGATTGGTCAAATCTATGATTGTCCTACAAATAGTATCGAGGATATGTGGCGTGTTTTAAATATGGTCTTTCATGCAGGTGTTTATTATGCAGAAACTAATGAAATTGAAATAAGCAATGCGTTACTGGAGTATGCTATTACAATATGCTCAGAAAATCACGTAACTTATTATTTAGCAAGAGCTGCTTTCCAATTAGCTTTAAATAGTGTGGTTGAAAAGAAGGACATCCCTGAAACCTTAGAACTGCTGTATGATGCAAGAGCTTATGCAAAAGTAAACGGCAATCAGGTGTTGTTAAAAAAGATTAAAGCTTTAGAAATAGAGCTTAAGGAGGTCTAG
- a CDS encoding M13 family metallopeptidase, translating into MDKNSNLAKKDFYEYVNNEWLETAKIPSDKPVINSFTFLNDEIEKLLMSDVKKMKIGEISLDTKELQSFVDFYRLVADTDEREKLGVIPLKKRLEYIESFNSLSDLPKDLTDWVLSSYPLPFGIYVAPDMKQADTYAVSLSPAPLFLPDTTYYAEDHPNKKDLLNTFESMMTELLVLTGKSEREASNIVSNAMAFDESLVPFIRSSEESADYTKEYNPRRLEDVKNYHSDIRLDTLISGLLEETPKEVIVTEPEYFENFQQLITAETFENLKAWLLVQQTRRLGDFLTEEFRTVASRYQLALSGAEEMISSEKLHFYTATGYFDQVIGQYYAENYFGQKAKQDVEDMIHEMIQIYQNRLTNNTWLEKVTKDKAILKLNTLGIHVGFPEKIPAIYANLKTKSKADGGSLIENIMDFNRLLAKDLFKRYNTKVDRSEWEMSADMVNAYYHPQKNVIVFPAAILQAPFYDFKQTRSQNYGGIGAVIAHEISHAFDNNGAKFDEFGNMNDWWTEKDLAHFEKLTNEMIAQFDGIPFGNGQVNGTLTVSENIADAGGLSCALEAAQLEDDYNGKELFENWARVWRNKAQEQYTDLLLAVDVHGPNKLRANMQVRNFEEYHKLYNIEKQDEMYLEPEKRISIW; encoded by the coding sequence ATGGATAAAAATAGTAATTTAGCAAAAAAAGACTTTTACGAGTATGTTAACAACGAGTGGTTAGAAACCGCTAAAATCCCCAGTGATAAACCAGTCATTAATAGTTTCACCTTTTTAAATGATGAGATTGAAAAACTACTGATGTCAGATGTTAAAAAAATGAAGATTGGCGAGATTTCTTTAGACACTAAAGAACTTCAATCCTTTGTTGATTTTTATCGTTTAGTTGCTGACACAGATGAACGAGAAAAATTAGGTGTGATACCACTTAAAAAACGACTCGAATACATTGAATCTTTTAACTCTTTAAGTGATTTACCAAAAGATTTAACTGACTGGGTCTTATCAAGCTACCCCTTACCTTTTGGGATTTACGTGGCACCTGATATGAAACAAGCAGACACTTATGCTGTTTCACTATCACCTGCACCTTTGTTTTTACCTGATACAACTTATTACGCAGAAGATCATCCAAATAAAAAAGACTTGCTTAATACCTTTGAAAGTATGATGACTGAACTTTTAGTTCTAACTGGTAAATCAGAAAGGGAAGCAAGTAACATCGTTTCAAATGCTATGGCTTTTGACGAAAGTTTAGTGCCTTTTATTCGAAGTTCTGAGGAAAGTGCTGATTATACAAAAGAGTACAATCCAAGACGTTTGGAAGACGTTAAAAACTATCATTCAGACATTCGATTAGATACTTTAATTTCTGGTTTACTGGAAGAAACACCAAAAGAAGTCATTGTCACTGAACCAGAGTATTTTGAAAACTTCCAACAATTAATCACTGCTGAGACATTTGAAAATCTTAAAGCTTGGTTACTCGTTCAACAAACAAGACGCCTTGGTGATTTCTTAACAGAAGAATTCAGAACCGTTGCCTCTCGTTATCAACTAGCTTTATCAGGTGCCGAAGAGATGATTTCCAGTGAAAAACTACACTTCTATACTGCAACTGGCTACTTTGATCAAGTCATTGGTCAATATTACGCTGAAAACTACTTTGGTCAAAAAGCCAAACAAGATGTGGAAGACATGATTCATGAGATGATTCAAATTTATCAAAATCGCCTAACTAACAATACGTGGCTAGAAAAAGTGACGAAAGATAAAGCCATTTTGAAATTAAATACGCTAGGTATTCATGTGGGATTCCCCGAAAAAATACCAGCTATTTATGCCAATCTTAAAACAAAATCAAAAGCTGATGGTGGCTCTTTAATTGAAAATATTATGGACTTCAATCGTTTGTTAGCTAAAGATCTTTTTAAACGCTACAACACAAAAGTTGATCGTAGCGAATGGGAAATGAGTGCTGATATGGTCAATGCTTACTATCACCCACAAAAAAATGTGATTGTTTTCCCAGCGGCTATTCTCCAAGCACCATTCTATGACTTTAAACAAACTAGAAGTCAAAATTATGGTGGTATTGGTGCCGTGATCGCTCATGAAATCTCTCATGCTTTTGATAATAATGGGGCTAAATTTGATGAATTTGGGAATATGAATGACTGGTGGACTGAAAAAGATTTGGCTCACTTTGAAAAATTAACGAATGAGATGATTGCTCAATTTGACGGCATTCCGTTTGGCAATGGGCAAGTTAACGGTACATTAACAGTTTCTGAAAATATTGCGGATGCTGGTGGCTTGAGTTGTGCTCTTGAAGCTGCTCAATTAGAAGACGATTATAACGGTAAGGAATTATTTGAAAACTGGGCACGCGTTTGGCGTAATAAAGCGCAAGAACAATACACTGACTTACTACTTGCTGTGGACGTTCACGGACCAAACAAACTCCGTGCCAACATGCAAGTCAGAAACTTCGAAGAATACCACAAACTATACAACATCGAAAAACAAGACGAGATGTACCTAGAGCCAGAGAAAAGAATTAGTATTTGGTAA
- a CDS encoding type II toxin-antitoxin system RelE/ParE family toxin, with the protein MAYEIIPSKHVVKYLKKLREKTLKEKFLNVMYDEIATNPYNGEQKTGDLTGVWSMGFKYAGTTYRVAYEIKDNVVVPVLLCGTHENFYEQLKKIR; encoded by the coding sequence TTGGCCTATGAGATTATTCCTTCAAAACATGTTGTGAAATACTTAAAGAAATTAAGAGAAAAAACATTAAAAGAAAAATTTCTTAATGTAATGTATGATGAAATAGCTACTAATCCCTATAATGGTGAGCAAAAAACGGGTGATCTAACTGGTGTTTGGTCTATGGGATTTAAGTATGCCGGAACGACTTACAGAGTAGCTTATGAAATTAAGGATAACGTAGTAGTACCTGTTCTGTTGTGTGGCACACATGAAAATTTTTATGAGCAGTTAAAAAAGATTAGGTGA
- a CDS encoding AbrB family transcriptional regulator translates to MITKTRKQGNSIMLTVPKEFDVPNGVEVEAKLVENGILYEFVEPKRDFFDFSEDILSDIISEGYNNEEILQEFKKRKTKLTSDFKSIAKETVINSKPMTKEELATEIGL, encoded by the coding sequence ATGATTACTAAAACAAGAAAACAAGGCAACTCTATTATGTTAACTGTTCCCAAAGAGTTTGATGTTCCAAATGGTGTTGAAGTAGAAGCTAAATTGGTAGAGAATGGGATACTATATGAATTTGTCGAACCTAAAAGAGATTTTTTTGATTTTAGCGAAGATATTTTATCAGACATTATTTCTGAAGGCTACAACAATGAAGAGATATTGCAAGAATTTAAGAAAAGAAAAACAAAATTAACGTCAGATTTTAAGTCCATTGCTAAAGAAACAGTTATTAATTCTAAACCAATGACCAAAGAGGAGTTGGCGACAGAAATTGGCCTATGA
- a CDS encoding FAD:protein FMN transferase, with amino-acid sequence MNIANEQVRLMGTVIDLQISHTNAQEILKETILDLKMYEKRFSANDPTSELMAVNTQAGIKRVKVNRELFELIKLGKEHSLAEGSLLNIAIGPLVQKWRIGFSDATVPNDETIKELLQTVNPKKILLNETEHSVYLEKGMLIDLGALAKGFIGDLVLGKLKQQGVRSALINLGGNILTLGTPPNKECWKIGIRTPGESRESYDYILKVKDKSIVTSGIYERVLKTKNKTYHHILSPITGYPMETETLSLTIVSDKSVDGEIWTTRLFGQTPAEIMNEINQHPEIEGILITKIKTYLSRYIKNYIN; translated from the coding sequence ATGAATATTGCTAATGAGCAAGTCCGTTTAATGGGAACCGTGATTGACTTACAAATTAGTCATACAAATGCCCAAGAGATCCTTAAAGAAACCATCCTTGATTTAAAAATGTATGAGAAACGCTTTAGCGCCAACGATCCCACATCCGAGTTGATGGCTGTTAATACCCAAGCAGGCATCAAGAGAGTAAAAGTAAATAGAGAATTGTTTGAGCTAATAAAATTAGGGAAAGAACATAGTCTTGCTGAGGGAAGTCTTCTTAATATTGCCATAGGGCCACTGGTTCAAAAGTGGCGTATCGGTTTTAGTGATGCCACTGTTCCTAATGACGAAACAATAAAAGAATTACTCCAAACCGTTAATCCGAAAAAAATCCTTCTTAATGAAACAGAACATAGTGTTTACCTAGAAAAAGGCATGTTAATTGATTTAGGTGCTCTAGCTAAAGGCTTTATTGGGGACCTTGTTCTAGGTAAATTAAAACAACAAGGTGTAAGGTCCGCTCTCATTAATTTAGGTGGCAATATTTTAACTTTGGGAACACCACCTAATAAAGAATGTTGGAAAATTGGGATTCGAACACCTGGCGAATCTAGAGAGTCTTATGACTATATTTTGAAGGTTAAAGACAAATCAATTGTCACATCAGGTATTTATGAGCGTGTTTTAAAAACTAAAAACAAGACCTATCACCACATTCTTAGCCCGATAACAGGTTATCCAATGGAGACTGAAACTCTAAGTTTAACGATTGTTTCAGATAAGTCAGTAGATGGGGAAATTTGGACAACTCGTTTGTTTGGTCAAACGCCTGCTGAAATAATGAATGAAATCAATCAACATCCCGAAATTGAAGGTATTTTGATTACCAAAATTAAAACATACTTGAGTCGTTATATAAAAAATTATATAAACTAA
- a CDS encoding NADPH-dependent FMN reductase yields the protein MKKMIGLVGTNSDNSTNRQLLQFMKEHFKGVAEIEIVEIKEIPLFNKPADKQVPEIVTEIAKKIEASEGVIISTPEYDHTIPASLMNALNWLSYHIYPFLDKPVMITGASYGTLGSSRAQQHLRQMLDSPELKARIMPSSEFLLSHSLQAFDESGKLKDQVQIEKLNGLFKDFVIFVDIMKQLGNAHEANKEEAENFSWETI from the coding sequence ATGAAAAAAATGATTGGCTTAGTTGGAACAAATTCTGACAACTCAACAAACAGACAGTTATTACAATTTATGAAAGAACACTTTAAAGGAGTTGCTGAGATTGAAATTGTCGAAATTAAAGAGATTCCTTTATTCAATAAACCAGCAGATAAACAAGTACCAGAAATTGTGACAGAGATCGCTAAAAAAATCGAAGCATCAGAAGGAGTAATTATTAGTACACCAGAATATGATCATACCATTCCAGCTTCTTTAATGAATGCTTTAAACTGGTTATCGTATCACATTTACCCATTTTTAGATAAACCGGTCATGATTACAGGCGCATCATACGGCACACTAGGCTCATCGCGCGCCCAGCAACATTTACGTCAAATGTTAGATTCTCCAGAACTCAAAGCGCGTATCATGCCAAGTTCTGAATTTTTACTTAGTCACTCTCTACAAGCATTTGATGAAAGTGGTAAGTTAAAAGATCAAGTCCAAATTGAAAAATTAAACGGCTTATTTAAAGATTTTGTTATCTTTGTAGATATTATGAAACAACTAGGAAACGCTCATGAAGCAAATAAAGAAGAAGCAGAAAATTTTTCTTGGGAAACCATCTAA
- a CDS encoding NAD(P)H-dependent oxidoreductase, whose amino-acid sequence MKLVGIVGSNADLSYNRMLLNYMSKAFKNLVEIEVLEIKDIPLFNQSDDQTNSAPIQYLNKKILEADGVIIATPEHNRSIPAALKSVLEWLSFKIHPLEDKPVMIVGASYYDQGSSRAQLDLRQILDAPGVNAMVLPGNEFLLGKVKQAFDEAGNLKDPKTKSFLEGTLKKFIQFVSLVTKLEEKEAAVLPKEDLNATGKVETTIEGVNMAAEDWVEVAAEKVGAAEGSDYVKLNRGLLTVDQLNYFLSSMPMEITYADDNNQFLYYNHVLPAEEMLASRQPGQVGNPLANCHPEASLKGVEWVIQQLRSGATDCVRVNVPTHGPDKYVVHNYQAIHDEEGIYKGINEYILDFKPIVEWYLKQTGQTLVGDVDAVSSASTKDDDVDAVSSASVK is encoded by the coding sequence ATGAAATTAGTCGGAATTGTAGGTTCTAATGCAGACCTTTCTTATAACAGAATGTTACTTAATTACATGTCAAAAGCGTTCAAAAATTTAGTGGAGATTGAAGTCTTAGAGATCAAAGATATCCCTTTGTTCAACCAAAGTGATGATCAAACTAATAGTGCACCTATTCAATATTTAAACAAAAAAATATTAGAAGCAGATGGCGTGATTATTGCTACACCTGAGCATAACAGAAGTATTCCAGCAGCACTAAAAAGTGTTTTAGAATGGCTATCATTTAAAATCCATCCATTAGAAGATAAACCTGTGATGATTGTGGGAGCTTCTTATTACGATCAAGGGTCGTCTCGCGCTCAACTTGATTTACGCCAAATTTTAGATGCTCCTGGTGTGAATGCCATGGTGTTACCAGGGAATGAATTTTTACTTGGTAAGGTTAAACAAGCCTTTGATGAAGCGGGGAATCTTAAAGACCCAAAAACAAAATCATTTTTAGAAGGGACATTGAAAAAATTCATCCAATTTGTTTCTCTAGTGACAAAACTAGAAGAAAAAGAAGCCGCAGTTTTACCTAAAGAAGATTTGAATGCGACTGGAAAAGTTGAGACGACTATTGAAGGTGTTAATATGGCAGCCGAAGATTGGGTAGAGGTTGCTGCTGAAAAAGTTGGTGCAGCTGAGGGTAGTGATTATGTCAAATTAAATCGTGGGTTATTAACCGTGGATCAATTGAATTATTTCCTTTCATCTATGCCAATGGAAATTACTTATGCAGATGATAACAATCAATTCTTATATTATAATCATGTGTTACCAGCCGAAGAGATGTTAGCCTCAAGACAACCAGGTCAAGTGGGAAATCCATTAGCAAATTGTCACCCAGAAGCGTCTCTTAAAGGGGTTGAGTGGGTAATTCAACAGTTACGATCAGGGGCAACGGATTGTGTCCGTGTCAACGTTCCAACTCATGGACCAGATAAATATGTGGTTCATAATTACCAAGCGATTCATGATGAAGAAGGAATTTATAAAGGAATCAATGAATATATCTTAGATTTTAAACCGATTGTAGAATGGTATTTAAAACAAACAGGTCAAACACTTGTTGGAGATGTGGATGCAGTGTCTAGTGCTTCAACAAAAGATGATGATGTGGATGCTGTTTCTAGTGCGTCGGTGAAATAA